GCAGACTCATAAGGTACAATATCGGTTTCAACAACCTCTAACTCCACCTCTTCTCTATTATCTACTTCTTTTTTCCAGTCCACTTCAGGTAACGTATTCAAAATACTTTGATATTCTTTCAAGAAACCTTTAGCTAACCTCTTATTGCCTTGCTTTGAGTTAATTTTATACAACAATGCATTAGCATAAAGTTCACTTTTTATGAAAGAATATTTGTATGCCACATTTTTTAACCTCCACGCATAATTCTTAGCTAAATCCAATTCATCCAACTGAAAATAGGTTAGGGCTATTTTATGCAAAGACTCTGCTACCTTCTCATAATTTTTTTGCGCATAGAAGATATCATACTCCACTTGATAGTCTAGCAAGTTTGCATTCATCAGCTGCATTTTATCCCCAGGCAAATCCATATTATCTACTCCATAAAGGTGATCCTCTATAGACAAAGACTCTCCATTCACTCCACCTACCCAGCAAAAGCTCAAAATCAACACTATCCAACCAATCTTGCTCATACCATTCGTTTTCTACTACTAATTTAGCCCTTTGAATCGCTGAAAAAGCCTATTAATTCTTAGACTTATTCACTACAGACCATGGATAAACATCAAAGCATCTGGTTCTTTACCTTTGCCCCCCAAATGAATCATCAACATGAAGAAAAATGTAGTTCTAAACTGGAGCGGGGGTAAAGATGCCACCATGGCTTTTCACCAACTCTCACATCATGAGAATATTGAGGTTATATCTTTACTCACATCCATTAACTCCAAAAGAGAAAGAATTACAATGCATGGTGTACCATTATCTTTACTGAAAAGACAAGTAGATGCTCTGAATCAACAGCTTGATTTAATCACTTTGCCGGAAAACATTTCAATGGAAAAGTATTCATCAATCGTTAGAGAAAAAGCCCAACAACATCATCAAGATGGTATTTCTCATTATGCTTATGGTGACATTTTCCTACAAGATCTCCGAGATTTCAGAGATGAGGAAGCCGCTAAATCACAATTAAAAACACTCTATCCATTATGGGGATTAAACACTAAAGAACTAGCCATGCAATTTATTCACTTGGGCTACAAAGCCATTGTTGTGGCGGTTAGCTCGGCTAAATTGTCTCAAGAATTTGCCGGCAGAATTTATGACAAAGAATTTATTACAGACCTTCCATCTAATATAGATCCGTGTGGTGAAAATGGTGAATTTCACACTTTTGTTTTTGACGGTCCACTATTCAAACATCCCATTGATTTCACCAAAGGAACAACTTCTCTACACCGATATGCCTCTTCAGATAATTCCGATTCAAAATGGGACAATGGAGTTTGGTTCTGTGATATTAGCTAAGTCTTTCGTTTATGAATTGTATAGCTTGATCTAAACGTTTTTCCAAAGTTTCGTTTATTTCCAGCACATTTTTTTTATCCTTCAAATCATTCTTATACAACTCAAATAAACGATCTCTGTCGGTTTTATTCTCTCGCAGTTCATCATACACCCATGGAATATTGGGCTTACACAATAAGATCAGATCATAAATTTGTCGCTTTTCCAGACTTCGTATTTCCGGATCAACTTCATTATACTTTTCCTGGCTCCAAATTTTTATAACTTCGACTCCAGTATCTGAAAACACATAACCGAGTTGCCCTTGATACACTTCTTTTTCCAATTTAAATTGTCCTTTTGCAATATTCAAAAGATCATCCTTATAATAATCAGATTTATTGCTTAAATAAATCCTAGCATACTCTTCAACTATCCCTCCATCATAGTACTCAGCCAAAGCTTTTGCCAAAAAACTCTTCCCACTAGATTCCGGTCCTGTTATTAAAATCTTATACATAGAACAATGCGCAAATACTATCCACAAAAGTAAAAATTGCCATATTCATTGAATATCCATAGGTGCTTTATTATTTAATTCTAATTTTGGCTTTTATGTTTAGAATATTCTCTTTATTACTTTCAGTCTTACTTGTAGGCATCTTTCTATTCTGGGGATTTAAACAAATCAAATCATCTCATTTACCTGAAAAAGATATTTACACTTATGTACCACAAAATGCTTATGTGATCATTGAAGTGGAGAAGCCTTCTAAACAATGGAAAGACATTCTTTCTAACAATATCATTTGGGATGAACTACTCACCTTTGACCAAATTCAAAATTTAGAATTTCAAATCAATACTTTGGATTCAGCTTTTGCACAAAATTCCAAAATCACCTCACCAGATCAGTTGATTCTAAGCTTTGTTTCTGATTCATTGGATCAAAATGCTGTCGTTTTTCAATCAAAAATTTCGTCAGTCGTTACTACAGATATCCTTTTCGAATCTATTTCAAAAGTTCTTAATGGTCATAAAAAAGTTCTGGTTTCAGAAAACCAAATGGAACTGGAAACTGATTATGGTATTTTGTACATACTTTATTCTGATCAAATTTTAACCATAAGCAGACAAAAAAGCATTTTGGACGAAATCCAAAGACAAGTTGCAAATAATCAATCTCTACTTTCCGATTCCTTATTTGTTTCCGTAAAAAAGACTTCCTCTAAAAACTCAAATCTCCGGGTTTTAATACAACCAAATATACTATTCCAACAAACAACACCCTGGACCAATGGAAGAACCCAGGCGCATATTAGCACTTTACCCACCATATCAAATTGGATAGAATTAGATAGTGATATCAAACCCGATGAAATTAGTTTAAATGGTTTTGCAACCGCTTCAGGCACACAGGACATATGGCTTTCCTTGTTTAAAAATCAAGATCCGATTACTCCCAGAGTTATTGAGTTTCTACCTGATAGAACAGCATTTCTTATGCATTATGGGTTTAGTGATTATCAAAAACTCCGTATAGAATATATTCAAAACAAAACACTTACATCAGGTTACAACTATAATGACGTCATTCATACCTGGGACACGACTTATGACATTTCTATTCAGACAGATTTTTTAAACTGGATCGATAATGAAATAGCCCTCATTATTGCCGAACCTGACCGCTTTGATTATTCTAACGACATCATGTTATGGGTTAGCTCAAATGATTCCAGAGCCACATTTGACTTTTTAAAACATATCTCCACTAAAATTGCAACAAAAAAGGATCAGGAAATCCAAATCATAAATTATCGAAATTATCAAATTGTACAGTTAGACATTCCTGATTTTATCCAAATGACACTTGGAGATCCTTTCAAGGATTTACAGGAAAACTACTTTACTCAAATTGACGATTATATTGTTTTTGCAAATTCTCCTGGAACATTGCAATGGACCATCGATAAAATTGAGAAAGGGTTGACATTAGAAAATGATCCGCATTATGAAAATTACACTCATAGAATTTCTAACGAATCCAATATTTACATTTATTCTAACATCGCACAGTCCACTAACATTTATGCACATCTATTGAATAGTAAACTCAAGTCTGAGATTGATACACACAGGGAATGGATTCAAAAATTTCAGGTGTTTTCAACCCAAATTAGTTACGAGTCGGATGATTTATACTATGTAAATGGATATTTCAAATACAATCCGATATACAAAAAAGAGTCCAATTCACTATGGGAAACCCCACTTCAATTCACATCTAATTTCAAACCACGATTTGTCAAAAATCATTACACGCAAGCCACGGAAATATTCACTCAGGACACGAACAACATTATATACCTCATAGATAATAAGGGGAATATCTTATGGAGCAGACAAATCGATGAGACCATCATTTCTACCGTAAAACAAATTGACGCACTTAAAAATGGTAAACTTCAACTGGCATTTAACACATCTTCTCAACTATACATTATTGATCGAAATGGACACGATTTAAAGCATTTCCCAATAAAACTTCCCGCACCAGCAAGTGCACCGGTAACCATTGCTGATTACGACAACAATTTAAACTATCGCTTTTTGGTTCCTTGTAGTGATCAAAATATTTACAACTATGATATCAAGGGGAATTTAATCACCGGTTGGATCTACAAAAAGAATGGTTCAACAATAAATCACCCACTTCAGCATATAAAAATAAAAGGTAAGGATTATATAATTGCTTCATACAACGATGGACATGTTAAAGCTCTTGACCGAAGAGGTAATATCAGAATAAATCTTCAATCAAAATTCAATTTTGATTTGATTGGCGCTCCATATGTTCAAGTAAGTTCTGAACTTGAAAACTCATATATTCTTGGTGTAACCCAGCGAAATGAAATTGTAAAAATTGATCTATCGGATCAGAAAACAAGACTTTTCTCTGTTTCACAAGATAGTATTAATAGTGTTTCATTTAAAAATGTGGACGATGATGGATCAATTGAAATCATATTCACATCACCTGATTATATCTCTGCGTTTAAAACAGACGGCAATCAGGTTTTTGAATTTAAAACAGAAAGCACTACATCTTACAAAGCCAGTGTATACTACTTTGGCCAACAGCATTATATTGGTTATTCTTCATTTAAAGACAATCGAATATATTTATCCGATTTCGATGGTAATATCATTCGATCGTTCCCTTTAAAGGGCGCTTCTCCGTTTAGCATTTCGGACATTAATAATGATGGTCGTTTTAATGTTGTAACAACTGATAAAGATGGCTTTATGTATACCTATACTCTCGAAATTTAATCTCAAAAAGTTGTTATATTATTCTTAATAAGAAATTCCGTGAATAGACCTTATTTAGTTATTATTTCTTAATTTTCGGAACAATCTAACAAACCCCAAACAACAAAATGAAACGGTTAATATTATTAGTACTATACAGTATTACCACCTCTTTATCTGCTCAAAATGTCTTGAGTATATATAATATGAGGCATATTCCTCAAGTGGTTTATGCAAATCCATCCTTTATTCCTTTGGGACGTGTAAACGTCTCTATTCCAGGACTAGGCTCTACCTATGCCCAGGTTGGAAAATCAGCTTTTGTAACGCAAGGCGTAGCCAATGTGGATGCAAATGGCACATTAAGATTAGACGTTGACAAGTTTTTAAATGGACTAGAAGATGAAAATCTGGTATATGGAGGTACATCCATAGAAGCGCTACATGTTGGGTTCTCTGCAGGAAAAAATTACATCTTCTTCGCTTCAAATGATAAAATTTCTGCGGATTTTGAGTTCCCGAAATCTCTTGCCATTTTAATTTCTGAGGTTTATGAAGATTTAGGAATTCCGAATGGTTATCATAGAATTGATGATACCAAAGTTCAGTATACACATGTCAGAGAGTATTCTGTTGGCTGGGCCAGAAGAATCAACAAAGACCTTAACGTAGGCGTTCGTTTTAAACTTCTATCGGGAATTGCAAATATTAGAACAAACAGTACCGGTATTGTGATTGATAGCGCTACAGCTGACAACGAACTCTCAGGCTTGATTAATATCAATATGCAAACTTCCGGAATTACTGAACTGACAGACGATCCTTTACGTGCTGTAGCGGGTTATTCTAATTATGGTTATGCCCTGGATTTTGGTTTCGACTATAGGATCAATCAAAAATTTAAAATTGCTGCCAGTGTGCTTGATTTAATGGGCACGGTAAAATGGAAGGATAACATCAATAACTACGAAGCTGAAAATGTTCGTGTTGATTTTAATACTGTGGATTGGGCATCTATTATTAATCCGGGAAGTGGAAACGGTTTTGGTGCAATCTATGACTCTATTGTCGAAAATGTAGATCCAAACGCGGTGAAAACACCATATGAAACGCATACACCTACAAAGGTAATTGCTTCAGGAACCTATTTCATTACACCAAAAATAGAAGCTACTGTGGTTGGTGAAGGACTCTTTGCACCAGACTTTTTCCAACCTTATGTCAGAGTAGGAATCCAAGGTCGAGTAAAACGTTTTCTAAATTACATGATTTCGTACTCTATTGTAGATGATCGTGAAGACTTTAAAAATTTGGGCGTTGGATTTGCAATCAACCTAGGTCCATTCCAGCTACATGCTTTAACTGATAATATTTTCGATCCCTACATCACCTCTTACAAAAATTTCAACCCAAGTGTTCGTGCTGGTATAAATCTAACAATTGGACGTGACTATGAATAATCAGAACTTTAATACTTCTAGGATAATCGAACGTATTTTATTTATCCTGATGCTCGTTCCGTTCATTGCTTATACTCAGGATGATCAGAAATGGGAAAAGGAATTTAATAAACTAGAGAATCACTATAAGCATGGGAGATATTTTCAGGCTTCAAGTGGTGCTAAAGCGTTATTGAACAAAATCACAAAGAAAGGAGAACTAAAACAATTTTATCTGCCCAGTCAGGCCCTTTATTTAAAGTATCAAGCGGCTCTGGGCTTAAGAAAGGATAATGACATCCAGTTAGATTCTATTATTGCGCAATGGGATACTTTACAAAGCTTTCCTTCTGACTCTTTTACGCTTATGAGTAATATAGCGATTGCCTCATCTGCATTTGCTTATTCTAAATTCGAACAAGCGGATTTAAAATATAATACTGCACAACAATCGATAAATAAAAATAGTGACCCCTATAAATATTGGGCGCAATATATCAGAATTGCCAGAATGGAATTGTTTCTCCAAACCATGAGTTACAACAAAGCAAAGCGATACATCGATGAAACCATCTCCTATCAAAGAAACCTGACCAAGAAAAAGGAAAAGGTTTACAATGAAAAGAAAGGGGTTGAAGAGTTTGTGAAGGTTAAAAAGAAAGACTATAACAACAGATTAAGTACGCTTGGAGAGTTAATGGTCATGAAAGCGGATATATTTTTAGGTCAGGGCGACCTCGAAATGGCCGATTCTATTTATGTCAAAAATGAAAAAGACCTCTTTCAACTTGTCAAGAAAAAGGATATCAGTTATATCAAAAACTGGTATGGGTATACTAAACTCCAGGTGCTTAAAGGAGATCCTTATGCTGGACTGGATTTACGAAAAGTTCGCAAAAAATATGCAACCAATGTAAAATACAATATTCCAAACCTACTCTATTTTGACATGTTTGAAAATGAAATTCGAGCGGATGCACAACTGGAGAATTTTTCTAAATACTCTAAAGCATTAAAACAATATGAAAGAGAGGTTTTGAAAAACTTCCCTAAAAAATCAAGTCATCAGTTCACCGCAGATTATCTGGGACATCTTGAAGATTTGAGCAAAGGGAAATACAAGACATATGGTAAGCGTATGTCCAGGCAAGCGGAAGACTTACATAATTATTATGGTCTGAATGATGCCGGACAACTTCCATTTTTATACGATTTAGCCAAAGCTCAAATAAGTCTTTATGATTATACCGGTGCAAAACTTACCTATGAGAAAATTCTACAAATCGCTGATATTAATAATTCTGACTCCAATTCATTTTATTATAATGCGAATTTGGAATTGGGGTCGTATTATTTGAATTATACCACCAACTACAAAGCTGCGGATTCGATTTACAACAAGTATTTTGATGTGTTCGTTTTAAAGGAACTACATCCATACCATCCTTTCTATGGTAAATTCCTGAATGATTATGCTTTAATCAATACCAAGCAAGATGATTTTACAGAGGCCATTACCAAATACAAACGTCTGGCTGAAATCAATAAGGTCAAATATGGAGATCAATCCGAAGAATATGCTTTAGTTCTACAACGCATGGCTCGAGCTCAAGTCGATATCGGAGATTATACTTCTGCCGAAGAAAATCTAATTAGTGCATTAACTGCATATAAAACTGAAAAGAAAACCAAAACGCAAAACTACGTTTACACGCTTCAAGCAATTGGTGAATTATATGCTATTAACGGAGATTTTGTCAATTCAAAGAAAAAACTGGAAGAAGCCTATGCTTTGGCTAAAAAGTATGACATCGTTAATGAAATGCTTCCGGTAAATATGAACGAAGGTTTAGCTGAACTGTATTTTGAAGTGGGAAAATACGATCAGGCAGAGGATATTTTAGAAGCTACAATTAAACTAAAAACTGAAAAACTAGGTGCTGAGCATATTGAGTTAATCAAACCATACGCATTACTGGGACAGGTCGATTTAGTTCAGGGGAGACTTATTGACGCAGAAAAAAATATCTCAAAATCGGTAGCAATTAGTAAAACAAACTTTGGCGAAAACTCTCTTAGATATCTGGAACGTAAAGTTCTTCTTGGTCAGGTATATTATAAAATGGGCGATTATGAGCGTTCACTAGAAATTTATAATTCTGTTATTGCAGCTTATGAAGAAAAGTTTGGTTCCGTATACCTCAATATTTCTGATATTTTGATTAGAAAGACTCGAGTACAAATGGAAATGGATGTGGAAATGAGTCAACTCATGGATAATCTGAATCGTGCCAATCAGATTATTACCACAAATGTTAATGACCATCACCCTAAGGTAGCTGAGGTGATTGAATTAAAAGCTCTCATCTATCTTAGAGAAAAGAATTACGATGAAGCCCTGATTCAATTACAAGCTGCAAACCTTATTTATACATCTACTTATGGTGATCAACATTTTAAAACCGCAGATAATCAGGTAAATATTGCCCTACTCTATTATAAAAAGGGTAATTATGTTAACGCTCATACCTATTATAATAAGGCCTTAAGCATCTACAAAAAGATCTTTAGTACAGCGCATCCCAAATATGTATCTACTCTTAGTAAAATTGGTCAAACATTCTATGCACAGAAGAATTACAAAAAGGCGGCTGAAGTTCTAAGAACTTCCACTAGCATGTATTTGTCATACATCAATAGTTATTTCCCTTCACTATCAGAATCTGAAAAGTCAAAATACTGGGCGAGTATTCGTGGTGACTTTGAAATCTTTAATTCGTTGGTACTTCAATATTATAAAGAAGACCCTTCGATTATTGGAGACATGTATAACAATAGACTGGCAACCAAAGCATTATTACTTAATTCATCTGTAAAACTCAAGGAGCGTATTATGACCTATGGTTCTCCTGAGTTAATTGCCAAATATCGAAACTGGCTTTCCCAAAAGGATTTATTGACCAAAGCAATTGGTATGAATCAGGAAACTTTGGATTCTAATGAAATCAATATTGCCCAGTTACAAAATGAGATCAATGTTTTGGAAAAAGAATTAAGCGAAAGTGCACAGGGCTTCTCGCAGAATTATGAAAATAAATCAGTCAACTGGGTATCAGTTAAGAACACATTAACTGATCAGGATGCTGCTATGGAGATTATTCGCTTCAACTATTTTGATACTGAATTTACAGACTCGGTAGTTTACGTAGGCTTATTCGTTACAAAGGCTTCCAGAGACCAACCGGAAATTGTAATTCTTCCAAATGGAAATGAATTAGAAGGAAAGTACTTCAGTTATTACCAAAATGCGATTAAAGAAAAATCAAGTGATCGAAAATCTTACGCTCAATACTGGGAGTATTTTGATTCGAAACTGTATGGCAAAAAACGTATCTACTTTTCGGGTGATGGGGTTTATAATCAAATCAACCCTGAAACATTTATGGATTACAACAAAAACTACCTGATCAACACTTATACTTTTTACTTTGTATCAAACACTAAAGATATCGTTGACCAATCTCGGGGTGGAGCTACTGTTTATACGAATACCACAGCGGCATTATTTGGGAATCCATATTTTGGAAATTCTTCTTCCACAAACAGTATTACTTCTATTGAATCTCTTCCAGGAGCAGAAAAAGAAGTGCAAGAACTCAATGCATTTTTAACTGAGATGAAGTGGACTACTCAAAAGTTTATTGGTAAAGATGCAAGTGAAGGAGCACTTAAGGAATTGGAAAGTCCACGTGTATTACATATTGCCACGCACGGATTCTTTATGGCTGATGAAAAACAAACTTATCAAAATGAAAGTATCATCGGAGAGGAAAACCAACAGATCAGTAATCCGTTAATGCGTTCCGGATTATTATTTACTGATGCAAGTGACTTATTAAGTACTGAAAATGTATT
This genomic interval from bacterium SCSIO 12643 contains the following:
- a CDS encoding ATP-binding protein, with protein sequence MKKNVVLNWSGGKDATMAFHQLSHHENIEVISLLTSINSKRERITMHGVPLSLLKRQVDALNQQLDLITLPENISMEKYSSIVREKAQQHHQDGISHYAYGDIFLQDLRDFRDEEAAKSQLKTLYPLWGLNTKELAMQFIHLGYKAIVVAVSSAKLSQEFAGRIYDKEFITDLPSNIDPCGENGEFHTFVFDGPLFKHPIDFTKGTTSLHRYASSDNSDSKWDNGVWFCDIS
- a CDS encoding ATP-binding protein, yielding MYKILITGPESSGKSFLAKALAEYYDGGIVEEYARIYLSNKSDYYKDDLLNIAKGQFKLEKEVYQGQLGYVFSDTGVEVIKIWSQEKYNEVDPEIRSLEKRQIYDLILLCKPNIPWVYDELRENKTDRDRLFELYKNDLKDKKNVLEINETLEKRLDQAIQFINERLS
- a CDS encoding CHAT domain-containing protein, with the protein product MNNQNFNTSRIIERILFILMLVPFIAYTQDDQKWEKEFNKLENHYKHGRYFQASSGAKALLNKITKKGELKQFYLPSQALYLKYQAALGLRKDNDIQLDSIIAQWDTLQSFPSDSFTLMSNIAIASSAFAYSKFEQADLKYNTAQQSINKNSDPYKYWAQYIRIARMELFLQTMSYNKAKRYIDETISYQRNLTKKKEKVYNEKKGVEEFVKVKKKDYNNRLSTLGELMVMKADIFLGQGDLEMADSIYVKNEKDLFQLVKKKDISYIKNWYGYTKLQVLKGDPYAGLDLRKVRKKYATNVKYNIPNLLYFDMFENEIRADAQLENFSKYSKALKQYEREVLKNFPKKSSHQFTADYLGHLEDLSKGKYKTYGKRMSRQAEDLHNYYGLNDAGQLPFLYDLAKAQISLYDYTGAKLTYEKILQIADINNSDSNSFYYNANLELGSYYLNYTTNYKAADSIYNKYFDVFVLKELHPYHPFYGKFLNDYALINTKQDDFTEAITKYKRLAEINKVKYGDQSEEYALVLQRMARAQVDIGDYTSAEENLISALTAYKTEKKTKTQNYVYTLQAIGELYAINGDFVNSKKKLEEAYALAKKYDIVNEMLPVNMNEGLAELYFEVGKYDQAEDILEATIKLKTEKLGAEHIELIKPYALLGQVDLVQGRLIDAEKNISKSVAISKTNFGENSLRYLERKVLLGQVYYKMGDYERSLEIYNSVIAAYEEKFGSVYLNISDILIRKTRVQMEMDVEMSQLMDNLNRANQIITTNVNDHHPKVAEVIELKALIYLREKNYDEALIQLQAANLIYTSTYGDQHFKTADNQVNIALLYYKKGNYVNAHTYYNKALSIYKKIFSTAHPKYVSTLSKIGQTFYAQKNYKKAAEVLRTSTSMYLSYINSYFPSLSESEKSKYWASIRGDFEIFNSLVLQYYKEDPSIIGDMYNNRLATKALLLNSSVKLKERIMTYGSPELIAKYRNWLSQKDLLTKAIGMNQETLDSNEINIAQLQNEINVLEKELSESAQGFSQNYENKSVNWVSVKNTLTDQDAAMEIIRFNYFDTEFTDSVVYVGLFVTKASRDQPEIVILPNGNELEGKYFSYYQNAIKEKSSDRKSYAQYWEYFDSKLYGKKRIYFSGDGVYNQINPETFMDYNKNYLINTYTFYFVSNTKDIVDQSRGGATVYTNTTAALFGNPYFGNSSSTNSITSIESLPGAEKEVQELNAFLTEMKWTTQKFIGKDASEGALKELESPRVLHIATHGFFMADEKQTYQNESIIGEENQQISNPLMRSGLLFTDASDLLSTENVFKFNQHDGVLTAYEAMNLNLDHTEIVFLSACETGRGEVKSGEGVYGLQRSFIVAGAQNVVMTLFKVDDAVTQKLVNLFYAEWIKTNDKRTAFINAKKAILDEYKDPIYWGAFIMVGLD